Proteins co-encoded in one Gossypium arboreum isolate Shixiya-1 chromosome 11, ASM2569848v2, whole genome shotgun sequence genomic window:
- the LOC108470697 gene encoding AUGMIN subunit 6: MTMDREKERELELESAMYTNCLLLGLDPSIIGLGTSNGTPRVGLFRHSNPKLGEQLLYFILSSLRGPAQSARDFDRVWPIFDSAQSRDFRKVVQGIISELEAQGALPRSNSRVSSLATCCGPRFVELLWQLSLHALREVHRRTFASDVASNPLPAPLTDVAFSHAATLLPVTKARIALERRRFLKNAETAVQRQAMWSNLAHEMTAEFRGLCAEEAYLQQELEKLHDLRNKVKLEGEPWDDLVSTSSQNSHLVSKATHLWDSILSRKSQHEVLASGPIEDLIAHREHRYRISGSSLLAAMDQSSQVPCTDVLPVQSGDLDNKEQNDGYHTQVIEERLSRVDDRSGRVHQTVDVAEIIRRWTHALQRIHKQSLQLAKANDGEGPDILRSAHDGGTSGHAESLAATLTEHQQHLASFQVLINQLKEVAPSIQKSISECTEKLNGISSNLPSMAKHCGQTTSPMLAQSSRRTLESSSDDVGDITSKMSAVQLEKNSASPPALKLPQLFSLTPNSSGKVGSMQKRHTLAPQTNQIDTLSESSSMEQPLANNHLDNTLQDSDNSYVQNLKRSVRQAALSVPSCNSELSQDSQSDESSEHFFVPVLSTNHSRVGPENKLGSIRTKRLFSTQTENSFLNSHPSDGHIRSNYDDLPNMLNNLDSLDNHDQDNGFLSAAASSSAASDWQRSLFDLEEAQDQVFSPPLLMDTSLFIDSYEDLLAPLSETETALMEH; this comes from the exons ATGACAATGGACAGAGAGAAGGAGAGAGAGTTAGAGCTCGAAAGCGCAATGTACACGAATTGCTTGCTTTTAGGTTTGGATCCGTCTATAATTGGTCTCGGAACATCCAATGGTACCCCTCGGGTGGGACTCTTCCGTCACTCCAACCCTAAATTAGGCGAACAGCTTCTTTACTTCATCCTTTCTTCTCTTCGTGGCCCCGCTCAATCCGCCAGA GATTTCGATAGAGTTTGGCCGATTTTTGACTCAGCGCAATCTCGTGATTTTCGAAAG GTTGTGCAAGGGATAATTAGTGAGCTGGAAGCTCAAGGAGCTCTACCAAGGAGTAATTCGAGGGTTTCTTCGCTTGCTACTTGCTGCGGACCAAG ATTTGTTGAACTTTTGTGGCAGCTTTCATTGCACGCATTGAGAGAGGTTCATAGACGGACTTTTGCTTCAGATGTTGCTTCTAACCCATTGCCTGCACCATTGACTGATGTTGCATTTTCTCATGCTGCTACACTACTTCCTGTAACCAAG GCTAGAATTGCACTTGAAAGGAGGAGATTTCTGAAAAATGCAGAAACAGCAGTGCAGAGACAGGCGATGTGGTCAAATTTGGCTCATGAAATGACTGCAGAGTTCCGTGGTCTTTGTGCTGAGGAG GCTTATTTGCAGCAAGAGCTGGAAAAACTTCATGACTTGAGGAACAAAGTGAAGTTGGAAGGTGAGCCCTGGGATGATCTTGTCTCTACTTCAAGTCAGAATTCTCATTTGGTTTCAAAGGCCACTCACTTGTGGGACTCTATATTGTCTCGTAAAA GTCAGCATGAAGTTCTTGCTTCAGGTCCCATTGAGGATTTGATTGCTCACCGGGAACATAG GTACCGCATCTCCGGGTCGTCTTTGCTTGCAGCTATGGATCAGAGTTCTCAAGTTCCTTGCACAGATGTTTTACCTGTCCAGTCTGGTGATTTGGATAACAAAGAGCAGAATGATGGATATCACACACAGGTCATTGAAGAGAGACTTTCTCGAGTAGATGATAGAAGTGGAAGAGTCCATCAGACTGTAGATGTGGCAGAAATTATCAGACGTTGGACGCATGCTTTACAACGGATTCATAAACAGTCACTTCAGCTG GCAAAGGCTAATGATGGAGAGGGTCCTGATATTTTACGAAGTGCACACGATGGTGGGACAAGTGGCCATGCTGAGTCATTAGCTGCAACTCTTACTGAGCATCAGCAACACCTGGCTAGCTTTCAG GTGCTTATTAACCAACTAAAAGAAGTTGCTCCATCAATTCAAAAGTCAATATCAGAGTGCACAGAGAAATTAAATGGCATTTCCTCCAACTTACCTTCAATGGCCAAACATTGTGGTCAAACCACCTCACCTATGCTAGCTCAGAGCAGTAGAAGGACCTTG GAAAGTAGCTCTGATGATGTTGGTGACATTACTTCAAAAATGTCTGCTGTTCAGCTTGAGAAGAATTCAGCTAGTCCTCCTGCTTTAAAGCTCCCACAGTTATTTAGTTTAACTCCAAATTCATCTGGAAAGGTTGGAAGCATGCAAAAGCGACATACATTAGCTCCTCAGACCAACCAAATTGACACTTTGTCTGAAAGTAGCTCAATGGAACAGCCTCTAGCAAACAATCACCTAGATAACACACTCCAAG ATAGTGATAATTCTTATGTTCAGAATCTAAAGAGATCTGTTAGGCAAGCTGCACTGTCAGTGCCATCCTGCAATTCAGAGTTATCACAGGACAGTCAATCTGATGAAAGTTCTGAACATTTCTTTGTACCTGTTTTGTCAACTAATCATTCTCGTGTGGGACCAGAAAATAAACTAGGCTCGATAAGGACTAAGAGATTATTTTCAACACAAACAGAAAATTCCTTTCTCAACAGCCATCCCAGTGATGGTCACATTAGGAGTAACTATGATGACTTACCAAACATGTTGAACAATCTCGATTCTCTTGATAATCATGATCAAGATAATGGATTCCTCTCAGCTGCTGCTTCAAGTTCTGCAGCTTCTGATTGGCAAAGGTCACTTTTTGATTTGGAAGAAGCGCAGGATCAGGTGTTCTCTCCTCCTTTGCTGATGGACACGTCCCTGTTTATTGATTCTTATGAAGATTTGCTCG CTCCACTTTCAGAAACAGAAACGGCCTTGATGGAGCACTGA
- the LOC108473704 gene encoding serine/threonine protein phosphatase 2A 57 kDa regulatory subunit B' theta isoform-like, translating to MIKQILNRLPRKPSKSSDNREGGTSTSSSNAYTSSRNSDLASNHYANSSGASFSGFHSTNSGLNQGNKISQVVNAKLNGNTVATSFEALPNFRDVPNSEKQNLFIRKLNICCIVFDFTDPTKNVKEKDIKRQTLLEIVDYVSSANGKFSEIIMQEIVKMVSVNLFRALTSAPRENKVLLAFDLEEEEPSMDSAWPHLQVVYEFLLRFVASPETDAKLAKRYIDHSFVLRLLDLFDSEDPREREYLKTVLHRIYGKFMVHRPFIRKAINNIFYRFIFETEKHNGIAELLEILGSIINGFALPLKEEHKLFLVRALIPLHKPKCIPMYHQQLSYCITQFVEKDCKLADTVIRGLLKYWPITNSSKEVMFLGELEEVLEATQLAEFQRCMVPLFRQIGRCLSSSHFQVAERALFLWNNDHIETLIKQNRTVILPIIFPSLEKNARSHWNPAVQSLTLNVRKIFSDTDPELFEECLHKFEEDQAQENEVKSKRETTWKRLEEIAAMKAASNEPVLVSPKATTRNPSC from the exons ATGATCAAACAAATACTTAATAGGCTCCCTCGGAAACCATCTAAGTCGAGTGATAATCGTGAGGGAGGAACCTCTACCTCATCATCAAATGCTTACACCAGTTCAAGAAACAGCGATTTAGCGAGTAATCATTATGCAAACTCAAGCGGTGCATCGTTTTCTGGCTTTCATTCTACAAATTCTGGGCTGAATCAAGGGAATAAGATTTCTCAAGTGGTGAATGCAAAGCTGAATGGGAACACTGTTGCTACTTCTTTTGAGGCATTGCCTAATTTTAGAGATGTTCCAAATTCCGAGAAGCAGAACTTGTTTATCAGAAAATTGAACATATGTTGCATTGTGTTTGATTTCACTGACCCGACAAAAAACGTCAAAGAGAAGGATATCAAGCGGCAGACTTTGCTAGAGATCGTGGATTATGTTTCATCTGCTAATGGGAAATTTTCAGAGATCATTATGCAAGAAATTGTCAAGATGGTGTCTGTAAATTTGTTTAGAGCACTTACTTCTGCACCACGTGAGAACAAGGTTCTATTAGCGTTTGATTTGGAAGAGGAGGAGCCCTCAATGGATTCTGCATGGCCTCATCTACAAGTTGTTTATGAATTTCTTTTAAGGTTTGTGGCATCACCTGAGACGGATGCAAAATTGGCCAAGCGATATATCGATCATTCTTTTGTTCTAAGGTTGTTAGATCTTTTCGATTCAGAGGACCCCAGAGAAAGGGAGTACCTGAAAACTGTTCTGCATCGCATATATGGGAAATTTATGGTCCATCGTCCGTTCATCAGGAAAGCAATCAACAACATCTTTTACCGATTCATTTTTGAAACCGAAAAACACAATGGAATCGCAGAGCTATTAGAAATACTTGGAAGTATAATCAATGGGTTCGCTTTGCCATTGAAAGAAGAACATAAGCTCTTTCTTGTTCGTGCATTGATACCACTTCACAAACCAAAGTGCATACCCATGTACCATCAGCAGTTATCTTACTGCATTACTCAATTTGTGGAGAAAGACTGCAAGCTTGCTGATACTGTTATTAGAGGCTTGCTAAAGTATTGGCCAATTACAAATAGCTCAAAAGAAGTCATGTTCTTGGGTGAGCTGGAGGAAGTTTTAGAAGCCACACAACTTGCTGAGTTTCAACGCTGCATGGTACCCTTATTCCGTCAGATAGGCCGTTGCTTGAGTAGCTCGCATTTTCAG GTGGCAGAGAGGGCTTTGTTCTTATGGAACAATGATCATATTGAAACCCTAATAAAACAGAATCGAACCGTTATACTTCCCATTATCTTCCCGTCCTTGGAAAAGAATGCTAGAAGCCACTGGAATCCAGCAGTGCAGAGCTTGACTCTGAACGTCCGCAAGATTTTCTCGGATACCGACCCTGAGCTCTTTGAGGAGTGCTTGCATAAGTTTGAGGAAGACCAAGCACAAGAGAACGAGGTCAAATCGAAACGCGAAACCACATGGAAACGATTAGAAGAGATTGCTGCAATGAAAGCTGCAAGTAATGAACCCGTGCTCGTCTCCCCGAAAGCAACTACTCGCAACCCGTCTTGCTAG
- the LOC108470882 gene encoding probable carboxylesterase 11 isoform X2, with translation MPSIAVKLYSVFFKFLLKHRLQNRIQTHVDESSNPYGVTTRPEESVSAANPSFTDGIATKDIHIDPSTALSVRIFLPESSLSPPEPKSKPGSSQQDESDSLNHRRNSYPNIGAPTNDSRRSSLEGSNLRSDNNVYRGYSPLPQNCRRLPIMLQFHGGGWVSGSNDSVANDIFCRRIAKLCDVIIVAVGYRLAPENKYPAAFEDGLKVLYWLAKQANLAECSKSMGSGALGVGAEFTKTQVQRHLVDAFGASMVEPWLAAHGDPSRCVLLGMSCGANIADYVARKAVKAGRLLDPVKVVAQVLMYPFFIGNVPTRSEINLANSYFYDKSMCLLAWKLFLPEEEFSLDHPAANPLVPDRGPPLKFMPPTLTVVAEHDWMRDRAIAYSEALRKAQACAEDIAIWVKKYISLRGHEFSY, from the exons ATGCCAAGCATAGCTGTAAAATTATACAGTGTATTCTTCAAGTTCCTCTTGAAGCACCGTTTGCAGAATCGTATCCAAACCCATGTCGACGAATCATCAAACCCGTACGGTGTCACGACCCGACCCGAAGAATCCGTTTCCGCCGCCAACCCTTCTTTCACTGACGGTATCGCCACTAAAGACATCCACATCGACCCTTCCACGGCCCTTTCGGTTCGGATCTTCCTCCCTGAATCGTCCCTTTCCCCACCCGAACCCAAATCCAAGCCCGGATCATCTCAACAGGATGAGTCCGACTCCCTTAATCACCGTAGGAATAGTTATCCAAATATCGGAGCCCCGACTAATGATTCTAGAAGGAGCAGTCTTGAAGGATCGAATTTAAGATCCGACAATAATGTCTACCGAGGTTATTCACCATTACCTCAAAATTGTCGAAGACTGCCGATAATGTTACAGTTCCACGGCGGCGGTTGGGTGAGTGGGAGTAATGACTCGGTAGCTAACGATATATTTTGTCGGAGGATAGCGAAACTATGCGATGTTATAATCGTGGCGGTCGGTTACAGGTTGGCGCCGGAGAATAAGTATCCGGCGGcttttgaggatggattgaaggTGTTGTATTGGTTAGCAAAGCAAGCGAATTTAGCTGAGTGTAGTAAGTCTATGGGGAGTGGGGCGCTAGGGGTTGGAGCAGAGTTTACCAAGACTCAAGTTCAGAGACATCTTGTGGATGCTTTTGGGGCTTCTATGGTTGAGCCATGGTTGGCTGCTCATGGAGATCCATCaag ATGTGTTCTGCTTGGAATGAGTTGTGGAGCTAACATTGCGGATTATGTGGCACGCAAAGCCGTCAAGGCTGGAAGGCTTCTGGATCCTGTCAAGGTTGTAGCACAGGTCTTAATGTACCCATTCTTCATAGGAAATGTTCCGACACGGTCCGAAATAAATTTGGCAAACTCCTACTTCTATGACAAGTCAATGTGCTTACTTGCATGGAAACTCTTTCTCCCCGAGGAAGAGTTCAGCCTTGACCACCCCGCTGCCAATCCACTCGTCCCAGACAGGGGCCCCCCTTTGAAGTTCATGCCCCCGACACTAACGGTTGTAGCGGAACATGACTGGATGAGAGACCGAGCTATTGCTTACTCAGAGGCTCTTCGCAAG GCTCAGGCCTGTGCCGAGGACATTGCTATCTGGGTTAAGAAATACATCTCATTGCGAGGTCATGAGTTCTCGTATTAG
- the LOC108470882 gene encoding probable carboxylesterase 11 isoform X1 has product MPSIAVKLYSVFFKFLLKHRLQNRIQTHVDESSNPYGVTTRPEESVSAANPSFTDGIATKDIHIDPSTALSVRIFLPESSLSPPEPKSKPGSSQQDESDSLNHRRNSYPNIGAPTNDSRRSSLEGSNLRSDNNVYRGYSPLPQNCRRLPIMLQFHGGGWVSGSNDSVANDIFCRRIAKLCDVIIVAVGYRLAPENKYPAAFEDGLKVLYWLAKQANLAECSKSMGSGALGVGAEFTKTQVQRHLVDAFGASMVEPWLAAHGDPSRCVLLGMSCGANIADYVARKAVKAGRLLDPVKVVAQVLMYPFFIGNVPTRSEINLANSYFYDKSMCLLAWKLFLPEEEFSLDHPAANPLVPDRGPPLKFMPPTLTVVAEHDWMRDRAIAYSEALRKVNVDAPVLEYKDAVHEFASLDMLLNTPQAQACAEDIAIWVKKYISLRGHEFSY; this is encoded by the exons ATGCCAAGCATAGCTGTAAAATTATACAGTGTATTCTTCAAGTTCCTCTTGAAGCACCGTTTGCAGAATCGTATCCAAACCCATGTCGACGAATCATCAAACCCGTACGGTGTCACGACCCGACCCGAAGAATCCGTTTCCGCCGCCAACCCTTCTTTCACTGACGGTATCGCCACTAAAGACATCCACATCGACCCTTCCACGGCCCTTTCGGTTCGGATCTTCCTCCCTGAATCGTCCCTTTCCCCACCCGAACCCAAATCCAAGCCCGGATCATCTCAACAGGATGAGTCCGACTCCCTTAATCACCGTAGGAATAGTTATCCAAATATCGGAGCCCCGACTAATGATTCTAGAAGGAGCAGTCTTGAAGGATCGAATTTAAGATCCGACAATAATGTCTACCGAGGTTATTCACCATTACCTCAAAATTGTCGAAGACTGCCGATAATGTTACAGTTCCACGGCGGCGGTTGGGTGAGTGGGAGTAATGACTCGGTAGCTAACGATATATTTTGTCGGAGGATAGCGAAACTATGCGATGTTATAATCGTGGCGGTCGGTTACAGGTTGGCGCCGGAGAATAAGTATCCGGCGGcttttgaggatggattgaaggTGTTGTATTGGTTAGCAAAGCAAGCGAATTTAGCTGAGTGTAGTAAGTCTATGGGGAGTGGGGCGCTAGGGGTTGGAGCAGAGTTTACCAAGACTCAAGTTCAGAGACATCTTGTGGATGCTTTTGGGGCTTCTATGGTTGAGCCATGGTTGGCTGCTCATGGAGATCCATCaag ATGTGTTCTGCTTGGAATGAGTTGTGGAGCTAACATTGCGGATTATGTGGCACGCAAAGCCGTCAAGGCTGGAAGGCTTCTGGATCCTGTCAAGGTTGTAGCACAGGTCTTAATGTACCCATTCTTCATAGGAAATGTTCCGACACGGTCCGAAATAAATTTGGCAAACTCCTACTTCTATGACAAGTCAATGTGCTTACTTGCATGGAAACTCTTTCTCCCCGAGGAAGAGTTCAGCCTTGACCACCCCGCTGCCAATCCACTCGTCCCAGACAGGGGCCCCCCTTTGAAGTTCATGCCCCCGACACTAACGGTTGTAGCGGAACATGACTGGATGAGAGACCGAGCTATTGCTTACTCAGAGGCTCTTCGCAAGGTAAATGTCGATGCACCTGTTCTTGAGTATAAAGATGCAGTTCACGAATTTGCATCCCTTGACATGCTTCTAAATACACCTCAGGCTCAGGCCTGTGCCGAGGACATTGCTATCTGGGTTAAGAAATACATCTCATTGCGAGGTCATGAGTTCTCGTATTAG
- the LOC108472654 gene encoding DNA repair protein RAD5B-like isoform X2 has protein sequence MAIEEPKQTSQDSKQANPNENTQNVDALLFSPRFKSAAAIAGWDEEALIVATLVVEDTPDRQSKHKKRSDFVFKTPPSTNSRSVQRRSPISTPVAPLKLDEEENSQQECKEESVEQKFDVKAERNTEVNEPLEQTPDVSCSSPSPALQCMDKLREELSCAICLDICYEPSSTPCGHSFCKKCLRSAADKCGKRCPKCRQIIRNGRSCIVNTVLWNTIQLLFPNEVSEARKSAAGALNSQEVERGSPESGRRSNRRARSVRPPLVISTRDAALAFRQQSEDLSRLESTRTRRGTPSQSEDVALALRLQREQSMESFRRIRQQTRIPTPLSLARANLRAMASRAINIHR, from the exons ATGGCGATAGAAGAACCAAAACAAACATCACAAGATTCGAAGCAGGCAAACCCTAATGAAAATACCCAAAATGTTGATGCTTTATTGTTTAGTCCCAGATTCAAATCCGCAGCTGCCATAGCTGGGTGGGACGAGGAAGCCCTAATCGTCGCTACTCTCGTCGTCGAAGACACTCCAGATCGACAATCTAAACACAAGAAACGCTCTGATTTTGTATTTAAAACCCCACCATCCACCAATTCAAGAAG TGTTCAGAGAAGGAGTCCCATTTCAACTCCTGTTGCTCCATTAAAGCTTGATGAAGAAGAAAATTCACAACAAG AGTGTAAGGAGGAGTCAGTGGAACAAAAATTTGATGTGAAAGCTGAGAGGAACACAGAAGTAAATGAACCATTAGAACAGACCCCTGATGTTTCTTGCTCCAGTCCAAGTCCAGCTCTTCAGTGTATGGATAAACTTAGAGAAGAGCTTTCTTGTGCT ATTTGTTTGGATATCTGCTATGAACCAAGTAGCACTCCTTGTGGACACAG TTTCTGTAAGAAATGTTTGAGATCCGCTGCAGATAAATGTGGGAAAAGATGCCCAAAATGCAGGCAGATAATAAG AAATGGAAGATCTTGCATTGTGAACACAGTTCTTTGGAATACAATACAGCTTTTGTTTCCCAACGAGGTTTCTGAAGCAAGGAAGTCTGCTGCCGGAGCCTTAAATAGTCAGGAAGTTGAGCGTGGAAGTCCGGAGAGTGGAAGGCGAAGTAACAGAAGGGCTCGAAGTGTTAGACCTCCATTGGTCATCTCTACCAGAGATGCAGCTTTGGCTTTTAGGCAGCAGAGTGAGGATCTTTCGCGGTTAGAAAGCACGAGGACAAGAAGAGGGACACCAAGCCAAAGTGAGGATGTTGCATTAGCTTTAAGGTTGCAAAGAGAGCAATCCATGGAGTCTTTTCGGCGGATTCGTCAGCAAACAAGAATCCCAACCCCTCTTTCTTTAGCTAGAGCAAATTTGAGAGCAATGGCTTCTCGAGCCATTAACATTCATAGGTGA
- the LOC108472654 gene encoding uncharacterized protein LOC108472654 isoform X1 — translation MAIEEPKQTSQDSKQANPNENTQNVDALLFSPRFKSAAAIAGWDEEALIVATLVVEDTPDRQSKHKKRSDFVFKTPPSTNSRSKRSVQRRSPISTPVAPLKLDEEENSQQECKEESVEQKFDVKAERNTEVNEPLEQTPDVSCSSPSPALQCMDKLREELSCAICLDICYEPSSTPCGHSFCKKCLRSAADKCGKRCPKCRQIIRNGRSCIVNTVLWNTIQLLFPNEVSEARKSAAGALNSQEVERGSPESGRRSNRRARSVRPPLVISTRDAALAFRQQSEDLSRLESTRTRRGTPSQSEDVALALRLQREQSMESFRRIRQQTRIPTPLSLARANLRAMASRAINIHR, via the exons ATGGCGATAGAAGAACCAAAACAAACATCACAAGATTCGAAGCAGGCAAACCCTAATGAAAATACCCAAAATGTTGATGCTTTATTGTTTAGTCCCAGATTCAAATCCGCAGCTGCCATAGCTGGGTGGGACGAGGAAGCCCTAATCGTCGCTACTCTCGTCGTCGAAGACACTCCAGATCGACAATCTAAACACAAGAAACGCTCTGATTTTGTATTTAAAACCCCACCATCCACCAATTCAAGAAG TAAACGTAGTGTTCAGAGAAGGAGTCCCATTTCAACTCCTGTTGCTCCATTAAAGCTTGATGAAGAAGAAAATTCACAACAAG AGTGTAAGGAGGAGTCAGTGGAACAAAAATTTGATGTGAAAGCTGAGAGGAACACAGAAGTAAATGAACCATTAGAACAGACCCCTGATGTTTCTTGCTCCAGTCCAAGTCCAGCTCTTCAGTGTATGGATAAACTTAGAGAAGAGCTTTCTTGTGCT ATTTGTTTGGATATCTGCTATGAACCAAGTAGCACTCCTTGTGGACACAG TTTCTGTAAGAAATGTTTGAGATCCGCTGCAGATAAATGTGGGAAAAGATGCCCAAAATGCAGGCAGATAATAAG AAATGGAAGATCTTGCATTGTGAACACAGTTCTTTGGAATACAATACAGCTTTTGTTTCCCAACGAGGTTTCTGAAGCAAGGAAGTCTGCTGCCGGAGCCTTAAATAGTCAGGAAGTTGAGCGTGGAAGTCCGGAGAGTGGAAGGCGAAGTAACAGAAGGGCTCGAAGTGTTAGACCTCCATTGGTCATCTCTACCAGAGATGCAGCTTTGGCTTTTAGGCAGCAGAGTGAGGATCTTTCGCGGTTAGAAAGCACGAGGACAAGAAGAGGGACACCAAGCCAAAGTGAGGATGTTGCATTAGCTTTAAGGTTGCAAAGAGAGCAATCCATGGAGTCTTTTCGGCGGATTCGTCAGCAAACAAGAATCCCAACCCCTCTTTCTTTAGCTAGAGCAAATTTGAGAGCAATGGCTTCTCGAGCCATTAACATTCATAGGTGA